One window of the Ictidomys tridecemlineatus isolate mIctTri1 chromosome 11, mIctTri1.hap1, whole genome shotgun sequence genome contains the following:
- the Ciart gene encoding circadian-associated transcriptional repressor, which produces MDSPSSVSSYSSSSLSPSFSTSPVNGDFGFPSDSERENKGSQGPRPDTVGQRGCFRPSPGPIRCRHRCKVSSNQHTASHLEQRGLTSPMAESGIKRSRDGELETVVNIQGCTTEGDLLFAQKCKELQGFIRPLTDLLNGLKMGRFERGLSSFQQSVAMDRIQRIVGVLQKPQMGERYLGTLLQVEGMLKTWFPHIAAQKSSLSGSRHQMAKHFPNHHSNETTSSSAPPLEKMGPTQLGHLVFKPKQPWHLTEWPAMNLTWIHTTPICNPPLSSPGTVSFSHDPVGTGTSIGVILFVQHGVQSFTHSAPATPVPSTTASTGDPKRLSGEGPRCHSLPVTLPTDWDCTVSSAGLPTMASEMHKGHLEEQLKSCPPVVSDACLLSP; this is translated from the exons ATGGATTCTCCATCTAGTGTTTCTTcttattcctcctcctctctttctccctctttttccacCTCCCCAGTGAACGGTGATTTTGGCTTCCCCTCCGATAGTGAGAGGGAGAACAAGGGGTCCCAAGGGCCCAGGCCAGACACTGTTGGGCAGAGGGGATGTTTCCGACCTAGCCCGGGTCCTATCCGCTGTAGGCATCGTTGCAAGGTTTCCAGTAACCAACATACAGCATCTCATCTGGAACAGCGAGGCTTGACTTCTCCTATGGCAGAATCTGGGATCAAAAGATCAAGAGATGGTGAATTGGAAACCGTTGTAAACATCCAGGGTTGTACCACGGAGGGAGACCTGCTCTTTGCTCAGAAG TGTAAAGAGCTCCAAGGATTCATTCGCCCCCTCACGGATCTACTGAATGGGCTGAAGATGGGTCGTTTTGAGAGAG GATTGAGCAGTTTCCAACAGAGTGTGGCAATGGACAGGATCCAGCGCATTGTAGGTGTTTTGCAGAAGCCTCAGATGGG GGAGCGTTATCTAGGAACCCTGCTACAAGTAGAAgggatgttgaagacttggtttcCTCATATAGCTGCCCAGAAGTCATCACTGAGTGGTAGCAGGCACCAGATGGCCAAG CATTTTCCAAACCACCACAGTAATGAAACTACTTCCTCTTCTGCTCCTCCTCTGGAAAAGATGGGCCCGACACAGCTGGGACATTTAGTTTTTAAACCAAAGCAGCCTTGGCACCTCACAGAATGGCCAGCTATGAACCTCACCTGGATCCACACCACCCCTATTTGCAACCCCCCTCTAAGTTCCCCGGGTACCGTATCTTTTAGCCATGATCCTGTAGGCACTGGGACCAGCATTGGTGTCATCCTTTTCGTCCAGCATGGAGTGCAGTCCTTCACCCACTCTGCTCCTGCcactccagttccatccactacAGCATCTACTGGTGATCCGAAGAGACTGTCTGGAGAGGGACCTCGTTGTCACAGTTTGCCAGTAACCCTGCCGACAGACTGGGACTGCACTGTGTCCTCTGCTGGTCTACCCACTATGGCCAGTGAGATGCACAAAGGACACCTAGAGGAGCAGCTGAAAAGCTGCCCTCCAGTTGTTTCTGATGCCTGTCTCCTCAGCCCCTAA
- the Aph1a gene encoding gamma-secretase subunit APH-1A has protein sequence MGAAVFFGCTFVAFGPAFALFLITVAGDPLRVIILVAGAFFWLVSLLLASVVWFILVHVTDRSDARLQYGLLIFGAAVSVLLQEAFRFAYYKLLKKADEGLASLSEDGRSPISIRQMAYVSGLSFGIISGVFSVINILADALGPGVVGIHGDSPYYFLTSAFLTAAIILLHTFWGVVFFDACERRRYWALGLVVGSHLLTSGLTFLNPWYEASLLPIYAVTVSMGLWAFITAGGSLRSIQRSLSCRRQEDSRVMVYSALRIPPED, from the exons ATGGGGGCTGCGGTGTTTTTCGGATGCACTTTCGTCGCCTTCGGCCCAGCCTTCGCGCTTTTCCTGATCACTGTGGCTGGGGACCCTCTCCGCGTTATCATCCTGGTCGCGGG GGCATTTTTCTGGCTGGTCTCCCTGCTCCTGGCCTCTGTGGTCTGGTTCATCTTGGTCCATGTGACAGACCGGTCAGATGCCCGTCTCCAGTATGGCCTCCTGATTTTTGGTGCTGCTGTCTCTGTCCTTCTTCAGGAGGCCTTCCGCTTTGCCTACTACAAGCTGCTTAA GAAGGCAGATGAGGGGTTAGCATCGCTGAGTGAGGACGGAAGATCTCCCATCTCCATTCGCCAGATGGCCTATG tTTCTGGTCTCTCCTTCGGTATCATCAGTGGTGTCTTCTCTGTTATCAATATTTTGGCTGATGCACTTGGGCCAGGTGTGGTTGGGATCCATGGAGACTCACCCTATTACTTCCTAACTTCAG CCTTTCTGACAGCAGCCATTATCCTGCTCCATACCTTTTGGGGAGTTGTGTTCTTTGATGCCTGTGAGAGGAGACGGTACTGGGCTTTGGGCCTGGTGGTTGGGAGTCACCTACTGACATCAGGACTG ACTTTCCTGAACCCCTGGTATGAGGCCAGCTTGCTGCCCATCTATGCAGTGACTGTTTCCATGGGGCTCTGGGCCTTCATCACAGCTGGAGGGTCCCTCCGAAGTATCCAGCGCAGCCTCTCGT GCCGACGGCAGGAGGACAGTCGGGTGATGGTGTATTCTGCCCTGCGCATCCCACCCGAGGACTGA
- the C11H1orf54 gene encoding uncharacterized protein C1orf54 homolog, producing MGWQGDRDGYSAKSRMDVLFVAILAMPLILGQEYEDEEGLTEDYYQVAYYYTVTPNYDDFSANFTIDYSMFESEDRLNSLDKEETTQAVETTIILKTEHADHQKPVTMKAVTMETQSPDLNDAVSSLQSPVSLLLSWVLLQGGMYFM from the exons ATGGGGTGGCAAGGAGATAGAGACGG CTATAGTGCAAAATCCAGAATGGATGTCCTCTTTGTAGCCATCCTTGCTATGCCACTTATCCTGG GACAAGAATATGAGGATGAAGAAGGATTGACAGAAGATTATTATCAGGTGGCCTATTATTACACAGTCACTCCTAATTATG ATGACTTTAGTGCAAATTTCACCATTGATTACTCCATGTTTGAGTCAGAGGACAGGTTG AACAGTTTGGATAAGGAAGAAACAACACAAGCAGTGGAGACTACCATTATTCTTAAAACAGAACATGCAGATCATCAGAAGCCTGTCACCATGAAAGCAGTAACAATGGAAACA CAGAGTCCAGATCTGAATGATGCTGTGTCCAGTCTGCAGAGTCCTGTTTCTCTTCTCCTGTCATGGGTCCTCCTTCAAGGGGGGATGTATTTCATGTAA
- the Ca14 gene encoding carbonic anhydrase 14: protein MLFFALLLEVIWILAADGGHHWTYEGPHGQDHWPASYPECGSNAQSPIDIQIDSVTFDPELPALQPHGYDQPGTEPLDLHNNGHTVQLSLPPTLYLGGLPRKYAAAQLHLHWGQKGSPGGSEHQINSEATVAELHMVHYDSDSYGSLSEAAQRPQGLAVLGILIEVGETENPAYEHILSHLHEIRHKDQKTSVPPFNVGELLPPQLEQFFRYNGSLTTPPCYQSVLWTVFNRRVQISMGQLEKLQETLFSTEEEPSEPLIQNYRAPQPLNQRTVFASFTQVGSSYTTGEMLSLGVGILIGCLCLLLAVYFIVRKIRKKRLGNRKSVVFTSAQATTEA, encoded by the exons ATGTTGTTCTTCGCCCTCCTGCTAGAGGTGATTTGGATCCTGGCTGCAGACGGGG GTCACCATTGGACATACGAAG GCCCACATGGTCAGGACCATTGGCCAGCCTCTTACCCTGAGTGTGGAAGCAATGCCCAGTCCCCCATCGATATCCAGATAGACAGTGTGACATTTGACCCCGAGTTGCCTGCTCTGCAGCCCCACGGATATGATCAGCCTGGAACTGAGCCTTTGGACTTGCACAACAATGGCCACACAG TGCAACTCTCTCTGCCCCCAACCCTGTATCTGGGCGGACTGCCCCGAAAATATGCAGCTGCCCAGCTCCACCTGCACTGGGGTCAGAAAGGATCCCCAGGGGGGTCAGAGCACCAGATCAACAGTGAAGCCACGGTTGCAGAG CTCCACATGGTGCATTATGACTCCGATTCCTATGGCAGCTTGAGTGAGGCTGCCCAGAGGCCTCAGGGGCTAGCTGTACTAGGCATCCTAATTGAG GTGGGTGAGACTGAGAATCCAGCTTATGAACACATTCTGAGTCATTTGCATGAAATAAGACATAAAG ATCAGAAGACTTCAGTGCCTCCCTTCAATGTGGGAGAGCTGCTCCCCCCACAGCTGGAGCAGTTCTTTCGTTACAATGGCTCACTCACAACGCCTCCCTGCTACCAAAGTGTGCTCTGGACAGTCTTCAATCGAAGGGTCCAGATTTCAATGGGACAG CTGGAAAAGCTTCAGGAGACATTGTTCTCCACAGAAGAGGAGCCCTCTGAGCCCCTCATTCAGAACTATAGAGCTCCCCAGCCTCTCAATCAGCGGACTGTCTTTGCTTCATTCACCCAAG tgGGATCCTCGTATACCACAG GTGAAATGCTGAGCTTAGGTGTGGGAATCTTGATCGGCTGTCTCTGCCTTCTGCTGGCCGTTTATTTCATCGTTAGAAAGATTCG AAAGAAGAGGCTGGGAAACCGGAAGAGTGTGGTCTTCACCTCAGCACAAGCCACCACGGAAGCATAA